A genome region from Phalacrocorax carbo chromosome 27, bPhaCar2.1, whole genome shotgun sequence includes the following:
- the LOC135317797 gene encoding acrosin-like — MWRVVIGATRLTQLGPEAQVRNIKRLLAHEHYTSISERNDIALLELDQPVQCSSYIQLACVPDASLRVSEMTACYISGWGSTTARSGGSTDVLQEAKVRLIDVNLCNSSWWYRGAIHSHNLCAGYAQGGIDTCQGDSGGPLVCKDNNADYFWLVGVTSWGKGCARAKQPGVYTSTQHFYDWISVQMGLRPAVTATPASRPGFTSTPFQRPRPTPTQPGRFTPCPFPRQKLVEFFNVLQELLQVLRGKRA; from the exons ATGTGGCGCGTGGTGATCGGGGCCACTCGGTTGACTCAGCTGGGCCCCGAGGCCCAAGTGCGCAATATTAAGCGGCTCCTGGCTCACGAACACTACACTAGTATCTCGGAGAGGAACGACATTGCGTTGCTGGAATTGGaccagcctgtccagtgcagcTCCTACATACAGCTTGCCTGCGTGCCTGACGCCTCGCTGAGAGTGTCAGAGATGACAGCCTGCTACATCAGTGGTTGGGGTTCCACGACTGCAAGAT CTGGAGGCTCGACTGATGTCCTGCAGGAGGCCAAGGTCCGCCTCATTGACGTCAAcctctgcaacagcagctggtggTATAGAGGGGCCATCCACAGCCACAACTTGTGTGCCGGCTATGCGCAGGGTGGCATCGACACCTGCCAG GGTGACAGCGGTGGTCCTCTCGTCTGCAAAGACAACAACGCGGACTACTTCTGGCTTGTCGGAGTGACGAGCTGGGGGAAAGGCTGTGCCAGAGCAAAACAGCCCGGAGTCTACACCTCCACTCAGCACTTTTACGACTGGATCTCGGTGCAGATGGGCCTGCGCCCAGCAGTAACGGCTACTCCAGCGTCGCGGCCAGGCTTCACCTCAACCCCCTTTCAGAGGCCGAGGCCAACACCAACGCAACCGGGCAGGTTTACGCCCTGCCCATTTCCACGCCAGAAGCTGGTGGAATTCTTTAAtgtgctgcaggagctcctgcaggtcctgaggggaaaaagggctTGA